From the Vibrio metoecus genome, one window contains:
- the pdhR gene encoding pyruvate dehydrogenase complex transcriptional repressor PdhR, translated as MAYQRIRQPKLSDVIEQELERLIVEGTLSPGQQLPPERELAKQFEVSRPSIREAIQRLEAKRLLTRRQGGGTFVSDRIWQSFSDPLLNLLSSHSETQLDLLEARHALEGICAYFAALRGTEEDFARIQHCVTRIAEAQALNNVDEEAERVMAFLIAITEAAHNVVLLHIVRSLSPLLEQNIRQNFKLLHRRPEAVEKVSKHRANIVDAIVSGQPEKAREMSHSHLAYIEETLLDLTREQTRRERSLRRIQQGNEPQ; from the coding sequence ATGGCTTATCAAAGGATCCGTCAGCCAAAGCTCTCCGATGTGATTGAACAAGAACTGGAGAGACTGATAGTGGAAGGAACACTCTCACCCGGTCAGCAACTTCCTCCGGAACGCGAGCTGGCCAAACAGTTTGAAGTGTCTCGCCCCTCGATCAGAGAAGCCATACAACGCTTGGAAGCCAAACGCTTGCTTACCCGCCGTCAAGGTGGTGGTACATTCGTTAGTGACCGAATTTGGCAGAGCTTTTCTGATCCTCTGCTAAATTTATTGTCTAGCCACTCCGAAACTCAACTGGATCTGCTGGAAGCGCGTCATGCGCTGGAAGGTATTTGCGCCTATTTTGCGGCGTTGCGTGGTACCGAAGAAGATTTTGCTCGTATTCAACACTGTGTTACGCGTATCGCGGAGGCTCAGGCATTGAATAATGTGGATGAAGAAGCAGAGCGGGTGATGGCCTTTTTGATTGCCATTACCGAAGCCGCGCACAACGTTGTGTTACTGCACATCGTACGCAGCTTGAGTCCACTGCTTGAGCAGAATATTCGTCAGAATTTTAAACTCTTACATCGCCGCCCTGAAGCGGTAGAGAAAGTAAGCAAACACCGGGCTAACATTGTGGATGCGATTGTTTCGGGTCAGCCGGAAAAGGCACGTGAAATGTCCCATTCTCACTTAGCTTATATCGAAGAAACGTTGTTGGATTTGACTCGTGAACAGACTCGCCGTGAGCGATCTCTGCGTCGAATTCAGCAGGGTAATGAGCCGCAATAG